A single region of the Fusarium fujikuroi IMI 58289 draft genome, chromosome FFUJ_chr05 genome encodes:
- a CDS encoding probable E2 ubiquitin-conjugating enzyme: MLKIWSMKKEQKEAENAEGQATGGKKKKVTAAQLRVQKDLSELSLGSTMKTEFPDPDDILNFVLTIDPDEGMYRGSRFTFDFTINQNFPHEPPKVRCREKIYHPNIDLEGKVCLNILREDWKPVLNLNAVIVGLQFLFLEPNASDPLNKEAAEDLRNNREGFKRNVRTAMGGGVVKGRTYDRVLK, from the exons atgttgaagatatggTCGATG AAAAAGGAGCAAAAGGAAGCAGAGAACGCTGAGGGCCAGGCGACGggtggcaagaagaagaaggtgacTGCAGCTCAGCTGCGCGTGCAAAAAG ATCTTTCAGAACTTTCCCTCGGATCAACGATGAAGACAGAGTTCCCCGACCCCGAtgacatcctcaacttcGTACTCACGATCGACCCTGATGAGGGCATGTACCGAGGCAGCCGCTTTACCTTCGATTTCACCATAAACCAGAACTTTCCCCACGAGCCTCCCAAGGTCCGGTGCCGAGAAAAGATCTACCACCCCAATATCGATCTTGAGGGAAAGGTCTGCCTGAACATTCTACGAGAGGATTGGAAGCCAGTGCTGAACTTGAATGCTGTGATTGTTGGCCTGCAG TTCCTGTTCCTCGAACCCAACGCATCGGACCCGCTCAACAAGGAGGCAGCTGAAGATCTACGAAACAACCGAGAGGGATTCAAGCGCAACGTGAGGACTGCTATGGGTGGTGGAGTAGTCAAGGGCAGGACATACGACAGGGTCCTGAAATAG